The Dreissena polymorpha isolate Duluth1 chromosome 8, UMN_Dpol_1.0, whole genome shotgun sequence genome includes the window GCATGTGCCATGTTTACATACTCATAATGCGCTCAAAGATTGTTCTACATTATAATTAGCATGTAATATATCACCAAAACAAGTGGTCATCTGTCAGCAACAATTAACGACAGAATATTAGAAATTCCAGAGTCTGATACCGATTTAGTGTTTCGTTTTAAATTAGTTATTGACATAATGCAAAATTACATAACCAATATTCATTGTATTAATCgcattaattaaacatattatggtttttaaaaactgtaaatacCTATGTCGCATATTTTTCCTGTCCAACCGGTTTTACAAAGACACTCATAGTCACCTAGGTTGTTAACACACGTGCTGTTGTTTTTACATGGACTGCTACTACATGAAACGGCATCTGAAACACGTTCATTTACTAACAATAAAACCTAACTGCATGACCCAATATCAATAggcacatctgacataaatatgttgacaacttGACAAAAACTGGTTAAGTAAATTCAAATGCTCTGATGACCTTTTTATTTTACTGTTGAGCCTTTTCACACGAACAACCCAACTCATTGggtaaataataacaacaaatgaaATTAGGCTCAGAATTAGTAAACGATGTATGTTTGATATACATTTAAGTaggcatatatattatattagagCTCAATACATTTGAAAAGTGGTACAAACTGTAAAAGTCAAGACAGAGACAGGGCAACATTAGCAGatatgttaaatacatgtgtatatatattacACAGTTACCAGATTGCTTATTTTGTATCAGCATATTTGtcgaaatcttttttttttactctAAATAACATAGGTCTGAATAAAGTATTAATGTACATACcctaaaacaatacaaatattccTTACACAAACACTGCGGAAGTTTTCCTGACCACACTCCATAGTTCGTACAAGTTCTTGTCGCAGAGTTTGGATCTGTTAAGTTGTAGCCGTGATCACAACTGTACATCACCTTGTTGCTGTAATCGAAGTTGCTGCCAGTAAAATTCCCGTGTGAAATTTGACTAGGCTGTCCACACTTCACAACTGAAATAAGACTATTTATTAATGTTCCTGAAATTATATCAAGGGTGAAAGCTGTTAGTTTAAAGAGGTATCACAAAACTATTGAAATGATTTTCATTGGAACTTTGACATCGAAACCAAAACATATACTTTACGGGAATTACAAATAATGTCTGCATCAATATCCATACATATATTGtgataatgttcaatataaaatgtATCATTGTTACACTTTTAACAACAACACTTGTTTCAAAGAATTAGTGTATGAATTTGTAAGGATTTTATCAAACAAAGTAACTCAATAAACATATTACATGTCGGTCATATACACACCCTCCAAACATTCGAACGTTATCTTGTTTATAACTTACTGGTTTCACAACACTTTCCAGTGGTTCCATCCCTGCAGTTGCAGAAGGTCAAATGGGTACTATACTCAACATATGTTCCGCTATTGAAACAAGTCTTTCCACAAGTGTCGTAGTCCCAGCCCATGTCGTTAGAGGCACAATCAAGGAATTTATCGCACTCTGGTGCATCTCTGTGATGCACCCACCGTTCCCTCTGTCTGCGTCCGCCACCACAGGTTGCTGTGCATGCTGACCATTGCTCCCAATCCTTCCAGTAACACCCGCATGAATCCCACGTATCCGCAAGTCCGCCGAGCGACTCGGGGACGAGAAGTAATATTAAAAGAAACGTGCGTTGCATGGTTTAAGTTCGATTTCTCCACTGATATGCTTCAAgagaaaattttaaaataaaactcttACTAGGAAGTCTTAAGAAATTGACGGAGCGATATGGGATTATAGCAACGTCGCCTTCGACAGACACGGCTTAAGGTACACACATTTGCAAATACGACATTTATTTCGGACAAAGTACCCGTCGCTTTCTGATTGGCTAAATATGTGGCCAATCAGTTCGTGTCGTAATCACAAATCCAATGTTTACGATACACCCACCTACCTAAGATTGACATGATATTGACATCTTACATGTGCATATATCGTATATATTGCCTAAACCATACTCGAAAATCAGTGGGGTTTAATACTCcgaaaatatgttgaaaatgttGAGTACTTTATTGTATTGTAGCTTTATGTCTTGGGTCTGCTCGCAAAATGTGGTATGCaaagttaaatttcattatcGAGATAATAAATGCATGCATATATCCTTTCAGATTGGAATATTCGATTTTATAACGCTTAATAAGACGCAAAAAAATCAGTAAACGTTATTAATTGCAGTAAACATACATAAACGCAATAATTGATTCAACAGAGCAATGTATACATTAAGTacgtaatttattttatatttgcatataaaGATATTCATGGATCAtgcatatcatatttttagatAACCCGCATTCATTCTGATGAACTAGCGAACGATTGCAAAATTGGTAAGAGCGTATCGTTGCTTAACTGCGACGGAGATAAACAGATCGGAGACACAATACCGGTCGGAGTGACGTGTGTGCTAcaacatggatataaaatatacagGGTAACTTGTAGTCCAGAATTAGGTAAGTTTCGTTTTGTTGTATGTTTGTTCAATGTGACTTGAtaaaagtgtgttgcttttaatGGTTTGCTTTGCGaatttttatagtttatttattcAGTTGGTTGGTTCACCATCTTGGACATATCATTACACTCAGTAGGTCTAATAgtctgtacatgtattttatgtattttcgtgcgacgtttgttttatatttatatgttataaacgTTTATTTTAGATCGTCACAGACGTTTTCTTGGAGCTCTTGGAAACGTTGTTGAGGACGTTATTGGAGACGTTGGGAACGTTATTGGAGACGCTGTGGACGATATCGGCCGTGGCTTATTTGGAGCTGTTGGAAACTTCATTGGAGGTGGTGTTGGAAACGTTATTGGAGATGTTGAGAACGTTGTTGGAGGTGTCGGAAACGTTATTGGAGGTGTTGGAAAAGTTATTGGAGATGTTGATGAATTCCTCGGCGATACGGTTACTAGTATCTTCTGCTTGTTTTTCTGTCCAGGTAAATTGTTATTATCTATACTCTGCGTGTCAAAGCTATGGAAGACTGCATTGTCATACTAATTACAACGCCCGATATTAACATTACAACTTTAACTTGCCATATGCGAATTTCGAATTTAACAACTACTTTGTGTTTGAGCTTGAGTCACTACTTATCAAATGTTGTATAGTATTCAGCAAAAGAACGTACGTTTgttgtaatttcatattttcataggcaaatataatataatttcgCATATAAcctttctggaaaaaaacatgttacACCCTCACCCTTAGCTATACAAGAGCGCATATGCTGTTTATACGTTATCATTGCGCTTAAGTATATTGACaatagtaaaatataaaaaccaacgtttttttttcatctaCCGCACCATAAATGTTGACGATTTCAAAATTACTCAAAATAACTCACCACGATTAACTAGTTGCCAAGAAATATCACTATATGTTTCCAATTTGCAAAATGAttcttttctgtttttatttacaaacGAGTACTGGAAGAAACGTTTGCGTTCACGTTAATCTCATTTTTTGAACTGTCGTTAAATGTACATCTGGTCCGTATACGTATCATGTTTTATGCTTAAGGGTCATATAATTACTATTCCGTTTGTAATTTAAATCTCacgaaaatacaaaataaaaactttCCAAGTTTTCATTCACG containing:
- the LOC127842183 gene encoding CUB and sushi domain-containing protein 3-like; the encoded protein is MQRTFLLILLLVPESLGGLADTWDSCGCYWKDWEQWSACTATCGGGRRQRERWVHHRDAPECDKFLDCASNDMGWDYDTCGKTCFNSGTYVEYSTHLTFCNCRDGTTGKCCETIVKCGQPSQISHGNFTGSNFDYSNKVMYSCDHGYNLTDPNSATRTCTNYGVWSGKLPQCLYAVSCSSSPCKNNSTCVNNLGDYECLCKTGWTGKICDIDIQPPIMNGCPADREQFVSNMTSVQTWDVPVFLDPHGFEVVVTNNYQNNSFEFPWGVHTMQYAAVKPSNGLTAECTFNISVKPHPCKQLQSIPNGILACNGWETDFYNICKYYCLTNYTYPVGLSADTMFVCGASGNWLPSATFERCIPSDIAIDNIGQTFAACKKDTDMYSIGTNYISDLTNTAFHALLCKKYPDKCLPKNVKVLC